TGCTGCACAACCAGGACAGCACGGTGATGGACAAGCTCGCTACCgtccagctcggcgagacggGCGACCACGTCTTTGAAAAAAGTGTGCATTACttcaaggccgaggcgctgcgcgtgaCGCCGCACGACGTGGACCACGCCAACACGCACTACCTAAGCATTGACGGCGAAATGCTGCCGTACGGCCCCTTCCAGGTCGAGGTCGCGCCGCTGTGCATCCGCCTCTTGTCCTTGTCCGACGAGGACTGGCAGGCGCCAATTCTCGGGCGCCCGGCCGTCGCACCGCACCGCGAAAGAGAACCATAGTTACTCGCTAGCCTCTATTGATCGTATTCCCGGCACCCCGCTTGTTGCTCTCGGTAAAAGCATCCCACTCGATCGCCTCTTTTCGCGcggcctcctcggcctcttcgGCCTCGCGTGTGCCGTCCATCTCGGCGAtttcggcgcgctgctcgcgcggcgtcgcttGGGCAGCCTGCGCAGgcccgccgtcgcgcagaatattgccgcgccgctcctctTCCGCGAGATACTCGTCGATGGACATGGTCGGCAGACGGTGCGACGGCTGGAAGACTtgcgcctgcagctggctgcggcggtcgcccggcgcgcttggCCCCTGGCCCTGGCTGCCGGTAATCACAAACGGACGCAGGGGCTTGCCGCcttcgccgagcagcggccCGCCGTTGCGGCCCGAGAACCAGCGCGAGTCGAGGCGCCACGTATCGTCATCCGAGcgcggcacaggcgcctcgctcagcggcggcgcatttTTCAGtagctcgagctcctgctgcgcggAGCTCATGGTATTGGCCGTGCGTACGGCGTGCAGCACAAGCAGCATCAGCAAATAGTCGCGTAGCGTTTTGGGCGGCCGCGCTTCGTACGttccgctcggcgcagactcttcgtcctcgtcctcgtcctcgtccgtgTCGCCCGGGACAATGAGCAGGTCGTAGAACACGTCGCTAATGGCCGGCGGTACGGGCAGTGCGGGGTTCTTTTTGTGCGCCTTGGCACGGTACTCGGTGCGGAACGCATCGAGcaagcgctcgagctctttTTGCATCTTGTACAGCTGCATCTTGAggtggcggcgctcggctggcgcgagctgctgctcctTCTGCTCCGACGCCTGGCTGCGCACCATGacgagcaccgcctcgggcaccgcgcggtggcgcgccgtcATCTCgaaaaagaggcgcgccgcacccgcgctcgcctcgacctgggcgcgccgcttctGCATGCGGTCGCCCTCGGTGACGCGCATCGACTGCTCCAGCTCCGCCTGCACACTGGGAATGAAGAGCACACGCAGCGAACGCGTCTGAATTTCGCGGAGTGGCTCATTTTCGCTAATCACAGAAAGCGCATCCGCATCacgcgcgacctcggcaaggacgcgcagcgcacgctccgcatTGTCGCCggccggctcggcggctcggcggcacgcctcgtccagACGGCCCGTGAGCGATCCCGACATGAATGGTGCTGAGTCAGCTATTCTAtggggcgcagcgagtAGTACACGGTGAGCAGGAGCCAAAATGCGCCGGCGACCATAAACTCGACGCCTGCAAAGAGCACGACAAACATGCCGAGGCACACGAGCGAATGGTGGTACATGAGATAGCTGCGTTAGCTGGACGACGTACGAGATGCCCGTGAGGTGCGCATCAAAGCGCAGTGCCGCGCTTTGGACCGGTAGCTGCATGCCCAAGCGGTCGAGCTGGAGGTTGGCGTGCGTCGCCATGTACCCCTTGCCGATCCCCTTAGACCCAGGGTACTTGAGGCGGTCGGATGACCacggcacgacgcggtgcaggaGCGGGACACGCACGGTCTGCACCGGCGCCATCGGCTCCCGCTGGAATGGACGCAGGACGACGCGtgcgaggcgcccgagccaGCGCACAAAGCGGGGCTCGGTGACGAGCAGGGTTGAGTGACTCGCCTGGTACAGCTGCTTTTCGTGCGACGAGAGGTCGAGATTGATCATAAAGTTGCCTGTGTGAGCCGTGCAACGTACGAGGCTGTTTCTGGggcgcgaggaggacgcGCATTTCGAGCGACACGTCGTACTCTTGGTTCTCCATAAAgagcggcgtcgtcggTTCGATCTGCCACACCGGTAAATCCGACgggccgccgtcgagcaggacgGATGCGAGGGGGCGCGTGAGAGGCGTGCCTTGGCCGTTTTCGTACTGCAGCCACACGTCCTTTTTGACCGAGACGTCGGGGACCCACGCGTAGTAGAATCCGCCATAGGCAATGAGCGCCACGCCTACGCACGCTGCATGCAGCCCAGTAAGCAGCGCTGTGCGGATCAGGATGCGatgcgacgtcggcgaggc
This window of the Malassezia japonica chromosome 4, complete sequence genome carries:
- the TAP42 gene encoding Type 2A phosphatase-associated protein 42 (BUSCO:EOG092648LP; COG:T; EggNog:ENOG503NYBK), whose amino-acid sequence is MSGSLTGRLDEACRRAAEPAGDNAERALRVLAEVARDADALSVISENEPLREIQTRSLRVLFIPSVQAELEQSMRVTEGDRMQKRRAQVEASAGAARLFFEMTARHRAVPEAVLVMVRSQASEQKEQQLAPAERRHLKMQLYKMQKELERLLDAFRTEYRAKAHKKNPALPVPPAISDVFYDLLIVPGDTDEDEDEDEESAPSGTYEARPPKTLRDYLLMLLVLHAVRTANTMSSAQQELELLKNAPPLSEAPVPRSDDDTWRLDSRWFSGRNGGPLLGEGGKPLRPFVITGSQGQGPSAPGDRRSQLQAQVFQPSHRLPTMSIDEYLAEEERRGNILRDGGPAQAAQATPREQRAEIAEMDGTREAEEAEEAARKEAIEWDAFTESNKRGAGNTINRG
- a CDS encoding uncharacterized protein (TransMembrane:3 (i29-49o69-97i295-320o); EggNog:ENOG503P2SB; COG:S), whose protein sequence is MYVRRRGARSRPVARFKRRQRERRASPSWIDQIVMYLVLLVDILVLRPLTLAQDTAYALVASPTSHRILIRTALLTGLHAACVGVALIAYGGFYYAWVPDVSVKKDVWLQYENGQGTPLTRPLASVLLDGGPSDLPVWQIEPTTPLFMENQEYDVSLEMRVLLAPQKQPRNFMINLDLSSHEKQLYQASHSTLLVTEPRFVRWLGRLARVVLRPFQREPMAPVQTVRVPLLHRVVPWSSDRLKYPGSKGIGKGYMATHANLQLDRLGMQLPVQSAALRFDAHLTGISYLMYHHSLVCLGMFVVLFAGVEFMVAGAFWLLLTVYYSLRPIE